The following nucleotide sequence is from Glycine max cultivar Williams 82 chromosome 9, Glycine_max_v4.0, whole genome shotgun sequence.
TCATTTCCCTTTTCCTAGCTGCCTCGTTTAAAGCTGCTTTAAGAAGTCTTCTTGCAATACCCTGATGTTCAAAAGAGTGTGTTAAAGAGTGTTATTAGCATTTATCTAAACACCAAGCAATaagaaaaacttaatggctTTTCATATCCAAGGGCAAAGATGATCGAAGGAAAAAAGACAAGTGGGAAAAGAATCGTACGATTCGTGGATTGTTATGAACAATCTCAGCAGCTTCCTGGTTTGTCAAGTGTTCCCAGAGTCCATCAGATGCAAAGATAATGAACTTATCATTAGGTTTTAACACTCTTGAACATATAGAAGGTTCTGCGGTTAGCACAGGTCGGCGGATAGGTTCAGGCAGGTGGAACCGTGGGAATGACGGATCAAATGAGAACTCTGGCCGCTTCAAATATGCATCTCCTATAGATCTGGATACCTGATCCCAGTCGTGGGGTGTACAAGAAAACTTATGTTACAATGAGCAACCCCAACCAACACAGCAGGCATCTCATTAAttgttgtaaaattaattacatgagCAAATGCAATAATTAGCAAGGAAGTGAATCAATCATGAATGCAGCTATCCTAAGtgtttatcatatataaaacaatttttgaatAAGTACTTGTCATAAATGTGCTTGTGTATAAGTTGTTCCTataatcaaaggaaaaatgagatttaagttgtttttacacAAGTCATAAGTTGTTCACATAGGATATCCTGGAGAACTTATTGAAATAAAGACGTAAACAGCTTATGGACAGATCATAGGTTATATTCGTAAGTTCtcccaaacacttgcaaaaatcTTGATGTCATAAGATAACAGTAAATAAGATCTtccaaaatatgatttatatagACGAAAACAAGGgtatggaaaaaaatataaaaccatGTAACGGAAGTTGGGAGACACCTTGCTAAGAAAATCAATTCGCACAAAACCTCTGTATAGACACAAGGGAAGAATATTACATAGAAACAGAAGCAAAGACAAAACAACAaaggcaacaacaacaacaacaacataaaccattaacaaaaattgatttctaaagagaaaagaaaaagaaaacctgGATGATGCCTTTAATGCGCCAGGTTCCTTGCTTCATAACTACAATTTGTGAATCTTCTGGATGCAAAGACCTGAGTTCTCGTCTAACCTCCTCTTTGCTAGCGTTGTGCTCTTTGGTCAACTGCTCAGCAATGATCTTGTTAGATCTACCTACAGAACCAATTACAGCGCGAGAGTCTCCAAGATTCGCAATATATAGCGTCCCTTTCCAGACAACACCAACCAGACAACAGGAACCCATTGCTGCTATCAATGGCTTTATTCCATAACTCCTTCGAACAAGAGTCAGAAACCCGTCCTCAGTAGCAGAAACAGCACTTCTGATAATATCTTCAGACATAGAACCATTTTCTTGAGCAACCCCTGCAATTAGATTAAatttcaacaaaattaaataacttcCAAAAGCAATGCAGTATCCAGAATATGCACAACATAAATAAAAGTAGAGGGGAAATGTGCTAGGATATGTAAAAAGATGCACAAATAAGagaaaacagaaactgagaatATGGAATTTCATAAACCATATTAATCCAGAATTAGTAGGTAAATCAATAATTCGCATGACCCTTTACTCACATCACATTATGTGTGCCAATTTTTCAAATATGTAACCCTACTCCTAGCACTCCAAATTACAACATATAATGGTCACACTAATTTCAAATGACATACTATGGTAACTTGATCGAGTGTGCGCCTTGATTGTATGAATAAAGTAATAATCTTCATTCCAAATTTTCCATCTTCTCCCATGTCACTTACACAACAAAGCAAACCATATAAAACTGTATTTACTCTGAAGTCAAAAAAAGGCATATCATTGACTGatataaaagaggaaaactcccGCTCACACAAAAGCAAAGACAAATTGAGGAATAACTAATTAACTACATGATAATTAAAAAGGTTCAAACTTTAAAGGAAATATTTACCCTGTCCGATCTCTaggatatgtatatatatacacataaaattttaataataatttccttctaaaaacaccactcaatttttttttcttaaaaaaagaaaggaaaccacgtcTCTTAATCCTATCTATGACCTGAAAGCAAATTGAATTTTCCACAGTTTCCGTAGCCGCAAAAGCATGTAAAACTAAGAAACCAACAACAGAATCGGCCAGCCAGAAGAAGCACATAATCCAAATTAATGGTCCATCCAAATAATTCCAAGACCCCAAATCTCATAAGCAACCAAAAAGGTCCAAAATATCAACATTGATCAACCCTCCCCCAAATCAACGACACATCCCCCAAAACaaatccataaaataaaaaatatcctcCAAACAAACCAATTCCGCACAAGTCAGATAAGACTATTATAGGCAACAAAGTTCACTCACTCCTATTGTATTGAATGGCTCATACTCAATAATACTACTAATTAAGTTGGAATAGCGTTATGTTAGTTAATCCAAACATTCAATGGtacccacaatttttttttttattcgtaccccattgcccagaggctcttcgctatgcgaaggtatgggggagggatgttgtacgcagccttacccttgcatatgcaaagaggctgtttccggattcgaacccatgaccaacaagtcacaaggcacaactttaccgctgcaccagggctcgccctcaatGGTACCCACAATATtggtattattattgttaaaaaaaaaccttgtatTTCTGTCCAAATATTGATAGATTTGATCTTTTTGATACAAAGAGTAACTACTTCTACTACTATAGACGATAAAACTCTCCTTCCAAATTTTTAAGAGTTGCTACCGAAGAATCTAATTGTGAGACTATCTAGAACAATCTCGGGCCAGTTGATTCACACTCTAGGAATATAATGAATTCTTAAAAACAAGGAATTAAATCTAAATGTTTATTGAACTTTGAGaacatagataaaaaataaaataaaaacacatttttggcCTATTATTATTGTTCACTAGAGTTATAAGGTTGGCTTGTGAAAGAAAAAACGAGGTGGTGAGTTCAAAACCTCCGATTAACAAACAAAATACTAATAACTAAtgaaaaatgaagaattgaGAAAGGGTGGAAAAGGAGAAGGTGGACTCACTGATGAGATTAAGGAAGAGATGATCGTTGATGAAGCGCGAGGCTTCGGCGCCGCCGTGTCCGTCGTAGACGCCGACGAAGACGGCATCGGAGCCGGTCTCGACCTGGCTGTGATCCTCGATGACCTCGTTGGCCTGAACCACCGCGTAGGAGAATTCGCCGCACGAGTGTTTTTCGAGGTCCTTCCCCCACACAAGCGCGTCGCCGATGGTGGACACGTCATCGACATCACCATCCTTGCTCATACGCGCATATCGCCGCACCGGTCTCAAGCACGCCGACACTATCCTTGCCAGCCACGAAAACATCCCACATTTCCCTCTCTCACGGATCCCCAGAATATGAAGCCGGAGAGAGAGGAATGAAGAGGTGGATGATGAAATGCACCCAGATGGGGGAGAGGGAGAAAAACGAGTTTTTTTGGTGATGGGGGGTGAGAAAGATTGGaactttgaaagaaaaaactgGTGGGTGTGGAGGGAAGAGTGAGAAATGTGACGTGAAGAGAGGAACAAGAAGGTAAATAATGAAATGTACCCAGATGGAGGAGGTGGAGAGGAACAAGATTTTTGGTGATGGGGAGGGAAAAAGATTGGAACTTTGATTGAAAAAATTGGTGGGTGGGGAGGGGAGTGAGGCAGGGTGTGGATTGGGTGTGAATTCTGatgtgaagagagagagagagaataagaatattttgaaaattgttggatatggagagagagagagatggggGATTATGCTATTGGAATTTTGAAGAGGGGGAAATAATTGGAATGGGACGATCTGGTCTATTAgagagtgaagaagaagaaaggagagagttgttttttttttctttgtcaagAATAGTGAAGGAGAATGGTTAAATACATGGTGTTGGCGAGTTGTACATGATGAACggtgttttgtttgtttgctaTGTCTGAAAGAAGGTTGATTTGAGATAGCGGGATTGTTTGGTAAGTGAAAGTGGGGttggttaatttttattatgggAGAAAATAAGGGAAATTTGTCTCTGAAAAAGAGTGGAGAGAGGTTGAAGAGGAACCTGGGGTGAGAGGAACAAGTTGAATTATGCCTCAGTTTGACTTTAAAAGTAtgaattgaagaagaagaagaaatggcgTATCAGCTTTCCTTTTGTTGAATTTGTAgtggaaaatgttttttttttcttgttcgcGTCTTAATAGGGGGATGCACAGTGGACACAGATACAcgaaggaaagaaaggaaatataacataataaaatagataatatataatgaagaaagtgataaaataaagtataaatttGCCTTCAGATTTTTCTATATTTggtcaaatttaatttcaattcttacatttttt
It contains:
- the LOC100778238 gene encoding probable protein phosphatase 2C 25; this encodes MFSWLARIVSACLRPVRRYARMSKDGDVDDVSTIGDALVWGKDLEKHSCGEFSYAVVQANEVIEDHSQVETGSDAVFVGVYDGHGGAEASRFINDHLFLNLIRVAQENGSMSEDIIRSAVSATEDGFLTLVRRSYGIKPLIAAMGSCCLVGVVWKGTLYIANLGDSRAVIGSVGRSNKIIAEQLTKEHNASKEEVRRELRSLHPEDSQIVVMKQGTWRIKGIIQVSRSIGDAYLKRPEFSFDPSFPRFHLPEPIRRPVLTAEPSICSRVLKPNDKFIIFASDGLWEHLTNQEAAEIVHNNPRIGIARRLLKAALNEAARKREMRYKDLQKIGKGIRRFFHDDITVVVVFIDHELRGKNVTVPDLSIKGFIDTVGPSNFRNLRGLE